Part of the Prunus dulcis chromosome 8, ALMONDv2, whole genome shotgun sequence genome is shown below.
TGCTTTCATCTGATTGGCCGTATTGAAGACAGCAATTTCGCGCCATTTTTTGGTATAATCAGAGAATATCCATGGAATTTATTCCTGGGCATCAGGCATCTACTCTCCAATGCAATAGCACAGAGAAgctttgaaattaaaaaaaattgaaagaaatttTTTCAGGACTCTGAACAACACTTGCCATTGGCCATGAAGTCATAATCTAAAAATGGGTTTCttcaagtttaaatttttaacCCTTTTGGAAAATCATCTTTTAAATAGCATTTTCACctccaaaacattaaaaacaaGCTTCAAATTCCCTACCTTGTTGTGGTATATTGTAAACAGTGTCCATGGCAAGCCCAATGACGCCGTCCCATGTTGTTATTGCCTATGATGCGACCAGGGACAGGGGTGAGCTGGAGTTTAAGCTCACTGTCGATAGTCTTCGAATGAGGGGTGACATTTTACATTCAGGAGATACCATCATTTTCCTGGGCGTCTTGCACAGGGTGGTTCACCCCAGTAAGTGTTTGATGAATTGTCTACATGAACTAGAGTTGTTCTTAATTGGTTTTAAATGTCTAAATTTGTtatgaatttcattttcacatgattggttggttggttatGAAGATGCAAATAACATAGactttatattataaatttcgtctttaattttcctttctgCATTAAAAATTTTCATCACCCATGTCCTTGAAATTTCTTTCGACAAAGCTGATTAATAATTATAAGAGGCATAACCACATACTGGAAAATCTTTATCATAGGGAGCAAGCAAGTCAAATAGACCAGAGACAACTTTGCCACCATTGATCCTACATGCACCTTCAAATATCTTCTATCTAATTGTGGTTCATTCATCCAATATGCATCTGTGTCCATGAATATTCTGCAATTGGTTTGGTGGACGCTCTCTCATTTTATCTGCAGCTGCAATAACATTAATATGAGCAAGAAATTCTAAAAGTAAGTGTGCTTGTTGCTGATATTTAGTCTCTTTGCTTTTCTTGCCTTTGTTGGAACAGTGGGATATCATTCAAAACCATCCCCAGAATTTTTTGGAACAAGCATTCGTGCAGTGGAGGAAGAAGTTACAAAGAAAGTTGACATGTATGTTAACATGCTTCTTCAAAGTGCGGAAAAGTGTGAAGATCAAGGGGTAATATATTCTCTGCGATTAAGAATTGCTATTTTAACTGTTTGATGAACTTGTGCTTTCATTATGTTCCTCGATTGGTGGAGTGGTTTACTATCTCTCAACCAGATGTGTCTAGATCTTTGGTATAGTTTCTTTCCAAAGTTGCAAAaagttattttcattttaccTTCTTCGTGCTAGAAAATCTTCCAATACGTAAATATGACGACATTCCTAACCTAAGAATTTGAGCTACATGTTGTATCAGAATCTGAAAGGTCGGGCTACCTTAGTAGACATATTCTATTACTTTGCAACATTATAATCAACATAGTGACTGTAAGGTGtccatttttttcttggtttctTTCTGACTTCTGTCactataccaaaaaaaaagagaaaaagagaaactgAATGATGCTGCTCCAATactgcttttgtttttgtgattaTGCAGAGTTTCCACTTTGTCACTGTTatataaattaagaaattattttttatcctAAATATATTGCTATATTGTTCACCACACTAGTTTCCATGCTATATTCAGGTCAGCGTTGAAGTCAAAGTTACTGCTGGTTTTCCCATTAAACAGGTTATTTTGCAAGAGATTATGGCCTGTAATGCAGCTTGGGTTGTGCTTGATAGGTAGttcctttttctctatttGCTTATGAAAACCATTCCTTCAGAATTCAATTCCTTTCACCCATAAATTTGATTCTCTGCCCTTTAGATTATTAAGGGAAtggttattaaaaaaattaaattcgaAGATGAGACTAATTTATGATGGATCTTTCAAGTTTAGATCTCTTATCCTGTACTGCAAATGGAAACGGGTTCCGTGTCGTTATAGTCCTGTAATTTTTCCATGCAATAAAGATCACTAGAATATGGCCCGGTATATAAATATCGCCATGCTCTGGCTTTCTGGTACATGGTTTAGAAAGTACTCCAATTTAGTGTTGATGGTCATTGTGTAATATGAATGGGTACTTTCAGATTTTCTGTCAAAGATTAATTGCCTATTAAACTAAGAATCCACTGAGGcgatatttttgttgaatcGAGTAAATAATTGTCGTCCTTGGTGTCAACCCAAAAGTTAAACCTTCAATTGGATCAAAACTGCTCATATAGGAGAGGTTTTCTCccacatttttatcttttaaatatCCTTAAACTTCTTTGGTGCATGACCTCGGACTCCTTACTTCGTTGCATATTTCCATCAATAGTCTTGATGACTAATGATATTTATGGATTCTTTAGTCATTAAAGTATATCACGTTTGTACTTCGTTATTTTCTACATATACCTTCCCAGCTTATGTtgcaataatatatatatatatatatatatatatatatatacacgcaTATATCTGGAGGACTGAAAACAAATAACAATTCCAATTTGTCAAAGAAAGCCTCCCATTTGTCTTTGTACCATCCAACTGTCCATTTGTTTCTATATCCCCTGTGTGTGTTTATGAGCATGCCTCTGTTAAATTCTCTTTCTGTTTTGAATTAgcttaaaaaaataacttgcAAAGTTTAACAGGCACCTTAGACGGGATTTGAGGTTCTACCTTAAGCAGGTACCGTGCAAGGTTGCAATAATTCAAGATAGCTTGGCTGTGGATATTGTGAGACCTCATACAACAGATGATACTGATACTATAGAACACAAATTGTTTTATTCATTATCCAAGCCTGTTCCGCCATTCACTTGTCCAGGTAATGGAAACAATGAGCACTCATCCATCGGTTGCCGAAGCTACTCTGTATCCGTTGGTGCACTGGAAAGCTCTGATATGCTTAATACCAACTTGATGACTTCATCCACATTTAAGCTACGAGACTATAGTCCTTTGTTGGATCTAGCGTCTTCCTCTAAGCAGGAAAATTCAGGTCAGAAGCTTGTCATAGTCCTTTATGCATATTATAATGCTTTACAAACTCAAGACATATATTGTCCCTTCTGCTATTAGTTTTTCGTCTCAGCTGCAATGTCATTGCATTATGCATAGAATCTGAGCCAGCTTTTCTAGAACTTTACTTAATGAGTTTCACCATAAGACACAAACCTccaaaaaatatcaaattatcaattcATATCGTTTTTTGGCTTCTTTGGATATTAAGTTATAAGTATCACCAAACTGGAGAACAAAGTTCGTGGGTAGCTTATCAAATAAGTTTTCCTTTAACTTCTcccttattttaaatttacacTTTTTATGAGGTTCCCATCAAAACGGTCAAGAATGCAATGATATTTCATCACTTCGACGACATGGATGCATATGGTTTCTAGATGGACTCTCTAACCATCTACCATTCAGTTTCAAATCACAAGAAGGTGCTGTAGTGGAATTTTTGCATAATCCACCGGAAGGATGCAAGAAGATATGGCCATGATTCTATTATAACAAACAAGTGCTGAATGCCTTACATGTTTATCAGAGCTTAAAATAACTCGTTGCATTAAGGTGTTTTCAAGGGAAGATATGATTTTAGCGATGACCAGGGTTATAGATCAATCCCAAAAAATTTGGTACATTGGCTTCAAataatgtgtgtgtgtgtgtgtattattATATGGACTAATATTTTCTGTCTTCCAGGTGCAAAAACCAAAGGAGACAATAAACACTCCATTGTTCCCCAAATCAACCAGAAACAAGATAAAAATGTCTTCCAACACCGATCTTCAGAGGCCCCAATTCTTTGTTCCATCTGCGGAACAAGGACTGAAATGTATATCAAAGATTCTATGACATTCAGCTACTCAGAGATACAGCTAGCAACAAATGATTTTTCAAAGGAAAACTTATTAGGAGAAGGTGGATACGGTCATGTGTATAAAGGTGAGCTCAAGGACGGACAGCAGATTGCAGCAAAGGTGCGGAAAGAAGCAAGTCAACAAGGCTTTACAGAATTTCACTCTGAGGTCTATGTCTTAAGTTTTGCACGCCACAAGAACATAGTCATGCTGTTGGGCTATTGTTGCAAGGAGAATCTAAATATCTTGGTTTATGAATATATTTGCAACAACTCTCTTGAGTGGCACTTATTTGGTAAACTactgttaaatttttttcccagtacactttttttttttcgtcatTGTTAGTTCTAATGCTGATACCATATAAACATGATTAGTGGatcttcttttgttaattCTCTGCGGTTATTTTCTTAGATGATAACGCAGCAGTCCTCGAATGGCACCAAAGGCATGCTATCGCCATTGGAACTGCAAAAGGATTGCGTTTCCTGCATGAAGAATGTCGTGGAGGTCCTATAATTCATCGAGACATGCGACCAAGCAATATACTTCTTACACACGATTATGTTCCCATGGTAAATTAACACACAATACTCTTTATGTTTGTCTTTTTATGAGGCCCTTCAAGGAAATCCATAATACTATTTTCTGTTTCAATAAATGATTAATTATTATACTTGAGATTTGGTTGGTGGCGCTAGTTATGCTGATAATTCAAAAATCCTTTAGTAGATTTGTGACAAAATCTAGAGCCACCTGCAAGTAGGACTCGTAGGAATCATTTTGTAAAGTTTTCTATCTGCGAATAGTCCTATGCTAATGAGCAGCATGAAACATCTCTTCTCTTCCAATTCTTGACAAGTCTACTTGAGGGAGGATTGATGCATAGAAAAACAGGGGTGGCCccctatttttgttttccttgcCTGGCTGGgccttattttgttttccttcctCTTTTAGGAATTCATTACGTAGACCCAGATTAGACTGCAAGGTTCTTAACATTGCGCTTCTTCAAAGTTAAATTTCATTTAGagcttattttgttttgaacaTCATGACTATGTTGTAAGTGTGAATTGTGCCCTTTCTAACTCTCAGTTCTGAGTGCCCATTTCCCGATCTTCAGCATAACATTTCAATGCAACAATTGATTTGTCAGCATCTagtaatttcattttattttacaacgAAGGATAACCCtgtttctctttccttttatGCCTTTTGGGCTTCTCCCTTTGGTTGGTTTGGAGTTCaagctttcttttttctttgaaagtTAAAAGGTTTTGGTTGCAAGCTCTGAGTAGTTCCTACAaaagaaactgaagaaaataaaaactattgAAGCTAACAGAATGATTTTCTACACTTAGTTAGGTGATTTTGGCCTAGCCAAATGGAAGATGAGTGATGATCCTGTGCAGACAAGGATACTTGGCACATTAGGGTGAGGACTACTGTAAACTTTTTTCTACATTTGAGTATCACATTCCAGAAAATTGCTCTTGgtaattttaaataaacaaGCGCAAGTAAGCCTCTTGTCCTTGTAGGTACCTTGCTCCAGAGTATGCAGAGAATGGTATTGTTTCTGTACGGACAGATGTATATTCATTTGGCATGGTTCTGTTACAACTAATATCCGGACGCAAGATTATTGAttcaaaacagaaagaaaaagatgaatcCCTACGGCAGTGGGTATGTTGGGCTTCAAgatgtgatatatatatatatatattttatactcGCTGGCAAAAACAGCTAGAAGTGCTAATTCTCTGTTCCAATCTGAATAATCTTTGTCTGTTATATGGAAATCGTAGGCAGAACCAATAATCCAGAGGCTAGCACTACATGAACTCATTGATCGTCGTATTGGAGATTCATATGACACATATGAAGTGTACCTTATGGCTAAAGCTGCATACTTATGTGTGCAAAGAAGCCCTGAAATGCGTCCATCAATGGGAGAGGTAATTAAATTTCAtcttttggatttttattgCATTGTGCCAACTAAGTTGGAGGAAGATTAACTGATTTCGCAAGCTTCTCAATTTTGAATGTCCACGCATGCCTTTGTTTAGGCTATCATGCACATTAGGGGCTGATATATATACTCTAACCTAGTATAACAGCAATGTGATTCACATGTGAGGGCCATCACTTGAAATTCTTTGTGGTGAATGTAGTTAGAAATACCAATGCCTAAATGGAGACCCTTGTTTCATCAAAGTTTTCTGCCTCTATcctgcatttatatataaatgaacgGTTTTTCACTGCAGGTTGTCCGCATTCTTGAAGGCGAAAATGACCATTTCCACCACCTAGGAGAGCACTTTGTACCTCATTATACAAAGTGAAGGATACAACGACacagtttattttctttcGCAGATGGTAttgctttttctatttttctatgTACTGTTTGCTGCTTCTCATGTACTTTTTGATTCCTGTACATATACGTTGTAGTCATGGAAGTTTGAAATATGGCACTGAACGAATGCCTAT
Proteins encoded:
- the LOC117637979 gene encoding inactive protein kinase SELMODRAFT_444075-like, with protein sequence MASPMTPSHVVIAYDATRDRGELEFKLTVDSLRMRGDILHSGDTIIFLGVLHRVVHPMGYHSKPSPEFFGTSIRAVEEEVTKKVDMYVNMLLQSAEKCEDQGVSVEVKVTAGFPIKQVILQEIMACNAAWVVLDRHLRRDLRFYLKQVPCKVAIIQDSLAVDIVRPHTTDDTDTIEHKLFYSLSKPVPPFTCPGNGNNEHSSIGCRSYSVSVGALESSDMLNTNLMTSSTFKLRDYSPLLDLASSSKQENSGAKTKGDNKHSIVPQINQKQDKNVFQHRSSEAPILCSICGTRTEMYIKDSMTFSYSEIQLATNDFSKENLLGEGGYGHVYKGELKDGQQIAAKVRKEASQQGFTEFHSEVYVLSFARHKNIVMLLGYCCKENLNILVYEYICNNSLEWHLFDDNAAVLEWHQRHAIAIGTAKGLRFLHEECRGGPIIHRDMRPSNILLTHDYVPMLGDFGLAKWKMSDDPVQTRILGTLGYLAPEYAENGIVSVRTDVYSFGMVLLQLISGRKIIDSKQKEKDESLRQWAEPIIQRLALHELIDRRIGDSYDTYEVYLMAKAAYLCVQRSPEMRPSMGEVVRILEGENDHFHHLGEHFVPHYTK